TGTTACAGGCAGCAAACAACCAGTGACTGTGATGTAGAGTTGGCTCACTGTTAGTTTCTGTCACAAACAAGGAATGAAATGATCACCTGCCAGATAACAgggttggctgtggcaggtgaaACTTTCAgatcacctgccaccatggcagacaggctttccttatattaagaaatattatttttaaaaagtaactctaaagcctaaattaaatatatggtaaCACATTTAccacatttactttttttcttattagacaataagtcacacaatggtgagatttgtgctgatcagaagtgtcttctattagttttccaccttCAATGAagagcagctgcttctcaagcccAAAGGCCCTTTTTAACCATTAAatactattttagcatataattataaAATAGTGTTTATactaaagtcattttcaatacattttgaggtaaatattggggtgaTTTCCAATAGGTAACttactaattatcacctaattaccatgacatttgcagacctgtaaaatgaagtgttattaaataaagtcatgcattaaggttacatgatatattccataattctacagtctggtaccaccgactcagtgtttacaatgttaaagcgttcagaagtggcagacagaaaacatgagtggccggtagaaatgttcagtgacctgccacagtggcaggtgagggaaaaggttaatttcagatCCTGGTCACAAATATTTGTCAGTATCACTGGTGGGATGTACATTTACTCCACTATAATTCAGGGGGGAAATGttatactttttactgcactacataacagctatagttactttgCAGGATATGATTTTATGTACAAAACCCATCATGAAAACATGATAACAATTCATCATGTCTCATAAATTCATATATTTTGCACGTAAAATAATAATCCAGTAGTAAAATACTCCCTGGTGTAATTTATCCTTCCCTAACAATTTCAACAGAGCTAACATGAGACTCAAGAAGATGTTACTCAATTAGTCTATACAAGCCCACccacctgagcagaggtctaatcagccattaactgaaaacacctgtgtgagtGCTCAGAGGCTTTAAGTAAAAGTtgcaataccacactgtgaaaatactccattacaagttaaGTTAGTAAAgtgttatcagcaaaatgtacttaaagcatcaaatgtaaaagtactcataatACGGACCCCTTTGTAattcttattggtagatgaagatTTGTGATCTAATAAATTCATATTAAAGCTCTGGCccacctgagcagaggtctcaTCATCCAGAAtgactgaaaacacctgtgtgggtgttcagaggctttaagtaaaggatctaaaTACTTTCACTCCTCAGTATGAAGGTGATTTATTTAGGGTTTCTGCCCTCCACTAATGTAACAGTCCTGATTTCACTTGACACAGAAAATGAACTCAATAAAATCATGATGCAGACTCCttgataattattatttacagCCGTGTCCACAGGCTGCTCATGTGACCCGGCTCTCTGTCTGATGATTCAGCAGAATGACAAGCTAAAAGACCAACCATAGTGACCTCTATTGTCAAATCTCACGCCTCTTTGCCTTACTGTTCACCAGCAGATCCAACCATGCCGCTCCAGTTTGTGTATAGCAACCAGGACTTTGTCGCAGATGTGCGTCGGAGCAGTGGCAACGGACTTGGGATGGCGTCACCACCGCCAGCAAAGTTTGACACGACTATGCAAGCCGGCTGGACAGACAGGATGAACAGGGCGCTCTTCCGCTACCATCTGGGTGATTTACAAACACGTATCCTGCCGGGCCCGCACGGCTATGTGGCCCAACTGAATATTCAAAGAGGAATCGAGAGGAGAAAGCCTCAGGAGATACTGAGCATTCAGCAGGAGTTCAATGCCAAGCAGTTTAATTTTAACAAAATCAATCCAGAAGAAATCCTATTTGAGATGATAAAGGATGCTGAGGGAGGAAATGAAAAGGGACAGTTGCATGAACCCTGCAGGATGGTTGTGCTGGTCAATGTCAGCCCTTTGGAGTTTGGACATTGTCTCCTTGTTCCAGATCCTTCACGCTGTCTCCCACAGGTCCTGACGAGGTTCGCCATCCAGGCTGGCATTGAATCTGTGCTCCTGAGCTCCGATCCTGGCTTCCGTGTGGGGTTCAACAGTCTCGGGGGATTTGCGTCTGTCAATCATTTACACCTACATGGGTATTACCTGGATCATGAGCTCAGGATAGAATCTATGCCAGTCAAGCCGCTGGTTCCTGAAAAGGGGTTTTATCGCTTGTTGGACTTCCCTGCAGGctttttgttttacacagaCTCCGAGTGGGTGGAGAAAGTTGCCGGAGCCATCTGTCAAGTCACAGACTTTCTCGTGGACGGTAATATTGCTCACAACCTGTTCTTGACTAGAGGATGTCCGCCCTGTGATCGCATACGGAACGAAAAGGATCGGTGTTCAGGAAGAGGCGTTCGTATCGCCGTATGGCCCAGAACATCGTGTTTTGGCGCCAAGGAGGAATCTGCCTTCAACGTTGCTCTCTGTGAGCTGGCTGGACATTTACCATTTAAGAACAAGGAGGACTACGAGCTCACTACTGAGAAAGATGTAATAGAGATCATCCAGAGGTATCTTCTGCCTGATGCAGAGTTTAACACGTTGGAACAGCAGCTTACTCATCATTTGATGGACTTATAACGTATGAACATTGGTTGGCTTTAGTTAGAAGCTACATATTCTTCACAAGTTCTGAAATGTGTTTAGGGTTTTGgtgaaaagagaagaagaagaaaatgatcTTTTCTCTGGATTATACTTATGGAGCTATGCTGAATCTCATCTCCTGCATCTGGCCTAAGTACAACATTGGATGTGCACAGAAATACCATCttacataaatatatttatcaGTGAGAATGTATTTAATGGACTAATGGATGTACTGTATTAAAACTGGTTTTAAATAAAATGGCAAAAGCATTTtatctaaaaatataaaagttgtttttgtatttattaaatgtgTGTGGAGTGAGTTGTGCATGTGAAGCGGTTCATTCCAACACACATTTTGGCTCGTCAAAGCAGGAGAAACACAGGTGTGATAACAGAATTAatcatgctggctcactggcaTCGTTAATGTTAGTTgctacacctgtgctttttctgTGAAGACAAGTCAGAATATGTGTTGTGAAAAAAGGCCTATGAAGTAAGTAAAAGGGCTGACcaaaatgcttcaaagctttgaccgttgtcatggtacatacatacatattcccaagtatgtaataataatatataaattccaaaatagcccatgagagaAGGAATAATCTTACATTATTcacattcaacattaattattattgcagcggcactgtcccaggcactgaaacgggggagatagAGACTGCCGCGGAGAAGCGCGCCGCAGTctcaaagcttcaaagcccaaaaaatgatAGACCTACTTATTAAGCAACAAAAGGAATATGGAGGTACATTTTTCCAATGCATTGATATCCCTGTTGATTTGGAGATGAGTCTAAACCAGTGGTCATTTATGGACAACACCCAGAACAGAAACTAGCAGGTTGAAAATGCGTTGCTTTCAGGTTTTTTCTCTTGTTGCAAAGAGAAACAGTCTCAAGAGTGTGATCATTCAACAACAGGGTTGTGTAAACTGTAAATCACTGATGACGCTGACAACAGTGTGTGAAATTGAGCCTGAACACTCCTTAGAGCaatgagaggggaaaaaaatgacgGTATTTTTTTCTAGGGTCCAAGATCACTCCCTATTTGTGCCCTCGTTTTTTAATCTTAACtcagctgctgtcaatcacagcacagtctgcACTCGCCCACCCAGTCCTGAGTAGAGGTCTAATCAGCTACAATagctgaaaacacctgtgtgggttggTGCACTATAATAGATTTCTCTCatggaaaacattttgacatgtcacagtaggaaaagcacaggcaTAAATAATAGCTGcctcagtttcagggtcctggcaTTGTGTGTGACTTTCAAACTGTTATGACTTACTGGGATTAGTAACACCCGCGCtttcctgcattgaaaatgactGCTGTGAAGTAGTTGTACAGTATAAACCAGGGCTGTTTAGAGTGAGTACATTACCTAACCCACTGTATGCACATTATGGGAATTCACTGGTAGTTCCTGCTGTGTAAGTGTAGTCACCACCTTTATTTACTATTCATAGGCACTTGTTGTTTCACACGTTGTGCGGTTAAATTAGAATGTCTTTCTCTTATTCTAAAGAAAATACAAACAGCTTCAACAAGCCTGACAGTGGTGCTCAGATCATGGGGGATCAACTCAACACATCATCCCAGAAGAGCGCATCATCTGCCAGAACTGCATCACCAAGGTAGCAGTGCTAAGCCGAGCAGTAAGATCAATGTGCATAGATAGCTGCTCACTCATTTTAATGAGGTTCAGCCAGTGCATTGATCTATCATCTATAGGTTTAGCTGCTGACATGCTCATTTTTTTCCTGGTGATGATTCAATGAGACATTTtacttttgtcattttgttgtGTCCATGATATTTGACTGGCAGAGCACAAAATTGCATATTCCAGTCCAGTAAGCGAGCATATCTATTATAATAGCCATTATGTCCAAAAGGGGTATTAAAGTTCATATTATTCCGAGCCTACATACAACTTTGCAGATCTGTTTTAATACATTtcttcatttgatttattttggtgGGTAAATAACACAATTGCACTTGAGTTACAAATCAGAATTTAATTCTTGATCCATAACAACTTGTGAGCCTTAGCTATACAATTAACaatgctttttcttttattggttCAAGGCAGTTTCCTCTACTTGTCACTACAGTTTCATCAGAAGATACACGGGGAATCAGCACATGACATTAGGAGCTGCTGTATTTCCTCCACTCCGGTGTGTTTGACCTTCCTTACATGTGCAGGACAGGACAGGTAGGTTTTGTAACATACTTACTATTTACATAGTAGGCGGTTCGTGTGTATACATTCCCCTTCTCCCACTGTGAATGTTACGCAATGCAAACTGAAGTGAGAAAGCTGTTACATCACCATAGTTAAACACTGAGAAAGTGAAAGCTTCAAGACTTATATCTGCCAGTATATAAACAAAGGGattatttacacttttattcaAGTTGTTCTTGCATatgaaaggaatagtttgacattttggggaaatacgctttatttgctttcttgctgacaGGCGAGCAGCTTAGCATAAAAATTGGAAACAGTCAGCCTGACTCTGTTTTAAAGGTGACAAAAGCTGCCCACCTGCACCTCtcaagctcactaattaacatgttatatctcgaGCAAAGTCGCCACTAGTTGCCTAGCAACAGCCAAGAAATACTCCAGCACATAACCctccataaagttgtttttacactttggttgtTGCACAGATTAAACATACAAGGTATAataaactgggggaaaaaaagtttggaaacttgtgtttggtggattatttctctgttgttacaatgctaattggcattgtattttacatcgttggaaagcctgtttatttaccttcacaatgatgtccaacttgtaaggatcatgcatttgtaggatgagcagcacagctgattatgtgggtagcacccaagaaaaatttgcaaaaatgctctgccgatggtaaacagtgtattctcctgttggaattgactcttgttttgagttgtttggtggattggatgattagCTCTCCATCAGTAACaatgaacaaacaagacatattggctattttacactttattcatttaatacaccatcaAGAGCCTCAGTAGCAACCCTTACACGATGCTGTGgaatggcgttccattcctcaaccaggattcgttgcaggtcagccagcgtggttgttttggtcactctaacacgtacagcacgcccaacctgatcctacaagtgttgaattgggatgaggtctggactcttggcaggccgtcccattctctctactcccacattgcgGAGGTAggctgtgataaccctggctctgtgggggcgagcgttgtttcttggaggatgaagttaggtcccagattgtggagatatgggatcgccactggctgcagaatctcatcccgatatctcactgcattgagaaggccttcaatgatgacaaacctggttttgccagtgagggaaatgtcgccccacaccatgacactgcccccaccaaaagctgttactccatcggttcaacattcagcatagcgttctccgcgtcgtctccatactttgaccctgccatccaactttggcagacagaacttGGACTCATccctgaacatgacattcccccacatgttcaggttccattgtctgtgttgtcaacaccagcgcaaacgggcctgacggtgaagggcagtcattgcagacttcctggtagccttatgagaatatactgtttaccattggcagagcattttggcaaatttttcttgggcgctacccacataatcagctgtgctgctcatcccacaaatgcatgatccttacaagttggacatcattgcgaaggtaaataaacaggctttccaacgatgtaaaatacaatgccaatttgCATTGCCACAACAGAGAattaatccaccaaacacaagtttctgaacttttttttccccttttatgTTATTATGTGAGCTTTGCCTGTTTTATCCTGTTTCctcgtttccagtctttatgctaagctaaccggctgctggcatatgtagatatatatcTACCGTACAGAGATGAGAGCGATAtcaatcttcttatctaactctaAAGGAAACACAATGTTTTGCATGATTTTATCATGCTCAGCATCTCAATCTGCCGAATCACAGTCATGTCCAAAGTACTGAATGTGTTGAGTTGAAATTGCGACAGCAAAGCCCTCAACAACTTccaatcataatattataaaatgataTAATTCTTA
The nucleotide sequence above comes from Sebastes fasciatus isolate fSebFas1 chromosome 4, fSebFas1.pri, whole genome shotgun sequence. Encoded proteins:
- the gdpgp1 gene encoding GDP-D-glucose phosphorylase 1, encoding MPLQFVYSNQDFVADVRRSSGNGLGMASPPPAKFDTTMQAGWTDRMNRALFRYHLGDLQTRILPGPHGYVAQLNIQRGIERRKPQEILSIQQEFNAKQFNFNKINPEEILFEMIKDAEGGNEKGQLHEPCRMVVLVNVSPLEFGHCLLVPDPSRCLPQVLTRFAIQAGIESVLLSSDPGFRVGFNSLGGFASVNHLHLHGYYLDHELRIESMPVKPLVPEKGFYRLLDFPAGFLFYTDSEWVEKVAGAICQVTDFLVDGNIAHNLFLTRGCPPCDRIRNEKDRCSGRGVRIAVWPRTSCFGAKEESAFNVALCELAGHLPFKNKEDYELTTEKDVIEIIQRYLLPDAEFNTLEQQLTHHLMDL